In Halococcus agarilyticus, one genomic interval encodes:
- a CDS encoding L-rhamnose mutarotase — protein MDTERAVYVQRIDPEHRDEYLGAHENVPEEVSAAMERGGVTEFELYVRDDLAVCVLEARDIDAYLDEIDDDETVEEWERRVAQFKREGVDVDDREEPIPFMERIWTLRNGSER, from the coding sequence ATGGACACGGAGCGAGCAGTGTACGTCCAGCGGATCGACCCCGAACACAGAGACGAGTACCTCGGGGCCCACGAGAACGTTCCCGAAGAGGTTTCGGCGGCCATGGAGCGGGGCGGTGTCACGGAGTTCGAACTCTACGTCCGTGACGACCTCGCTGTTTGCGTCCTCGAGGCCCGCGATATCGACGCCTATCTGGACGAGATCGACGACGACGAGACCGTCGAGGAGTGGGAACGTCGCGTCGCACAGTTCAAGCGCGAGGGCGTAGACGTCGACGATCGAGAAGAGCCGATCCCGTTCATGGAACGCATCTGGACGCTCAGGAACGGCTCCGAGAGGTAG
- a CDS encoding UxaA family hydrolase, with the protein MGLTFRGFRRENGQIGVRNHVAIIPTSVASSSVARAISGSVGEWARATPHQMGTSQPAVTREQTTRTLAGIGRNPNVGAALVVELGTEDIEAEALADDIATTGKPVETLSIRDVGGTRPAVDEGIAVARQLNDEISSVRREAADVSELVFGIECGGSDATSGIASNPACGNAADRLVEHGGTACFSETPEFIGAEHILADRCVSDELADRLLDYVDQREAMADLMGVDFRGAQPTPGNQEGGLTTIEEKSLGAIAKGGTSPVQDIVPYGSALPAGEGLVLMDTPGYDVESVVGMVAGGAQVIAFTTGRGSTTGNPIAPVIKVTGNPKTWEGMENNMDVDVSTVFEGDSIEAAGERVFDELLAVADGTHTEAEVRRLEEFAINEIQTNEIAELEVRT; encoded by the coding sequence ATGGGACTGACGTTCAGAGGGTTCCGGCGGGAGAACGGGCAAATCGGCGTGAGGAATCACGTAGCAATCATTCCAACGTCCGTCGCATCGTCGAGCGTCGCCCGGGCGATCTCGGGATCGGTAGGCGAGTGGGCGCGAGCCACACCCCACCAGATGGGGACGAGCCAACCGGCGGTGACGAGAGAACAGACGACACGGACGCTTGCCGGCATCGGTCGCAACCCGAACGTCGGTGCTGCACTCGTCGTAGAACTCGGGACGGAGGACATCGAGGCCGAGGCGCTGGCCGACGACATCGCGACCACGGGGAAACCGGTCGAAACGCTCTCGATCCGCGATGTCGGCGGAACACGCCCTGCGGTCGACGAGGGCATCGCTGTCGCGCGGCAGTTGAACGACGAGATCAGCAGCGTGAGACGGGAGGCGGCGGACGTGTCGGAGCTCGTCTTCGGGATCGAATGTGGCGGCAGCGACGCGACCTCGGGGATCGCCTCGAACCCGGCCTGTGGCAACGCGGCGGATCGGCTGGTCGAACACGGTGGCACGGCGTGTTTCAGCGAGACGCCCGAGTTCATCGGCGCCGAGCACATCCTCGCGGATCGCTGTGTCAGCGACGAACTCGCGGACCGGCTCCTGGACTACGTCGACCAGCGCGAGGCGATGGCGGATCTGATGGGTGTGGATTTCCGGGGTGCACAGCCCACACCCGGGAATCAAGAGGGGGGGCTCACGACCATCGAGGAGAAGAGTCTCGGCGCTATCGCCAAAGGGGGAACGAGCCCGGTCCAGGATATCGTCCCCTACGGTTCGGCCCTCCCCGCGGGTGAAGGCCTCGTACTGATGGACACGCCGGGATACGATGTCGAGAGCGTCGTCGGCATGGTCGCAGGTGGAGCACAGGTGATCGCGTTCACCACCGGACGAGGGAGCACGACTGGCAATCCGATCGCGCCGGTCATCAAGGTAACCGGCAACCCGAAGACGTGGGAAGGGATGGAGAACAACATGGACGTCGACGTCAGCACCGTCTTCGAGGGCGACTCGATTGAGGCCGCAGGGGAGAGGGTGTTCGACGAGCTCCTCGCAGTCGCCGACGGCACCCACACGGAAGCCGAGGTTCGCCGCCTGGAGGAGTTCGCGATAAACGAGATCCAGACGAACGAGATCGCAGAGCTGGAGGTCCGAACGTGA